In the genome of Polaribacter atrinae, one region contains:
- a CDS encoding GNAT family N-acetyltransferase — protein sequence MKSTDFIIREIQSKDNAQMATVIREVLLEMGAPKIGTAYEDKATDKMFENFEKPTSFYYVIEHNNMVVGGAGIAQLDNFEGNTCELQKMYFLPITRGKGLGSKLINTCLDKAKTIGFENCYLETMPYMNAAQALYKKNGFVNLDKPMGNTGHYSCPVWMLKKL from the coding sequence ATGAAAAGTACAGATTTTATCATTAGAGAAATTCAATCTAAAGACAATGCACAAATGGCAACTGTAATTAGAGAAGTTCTTTTAGAAATGGGCGCTCCAAAAATTGGTACTGCCTACGAAGACAAAGCTACTGATAAAATGTTTGAAAACTTTGAAAAACCTACCTCATTCTATTATGTTATAGAGCATAATAATATGGTGGTTGGCGGAGCAGGAATAGCACAATTAGATAATTTTGAAGGGAATACCTGCGAGCTTCAAAAAATGTATTTTTTACCGATAACACGAGGAAAAGGTTTGGGATCTAAATTAATAAACACTTGCTTAGATAAAGCCAAAACAATTGGTTTTGAAAACTGTTATTTAGAAACCATGCCATATATGAATGCTGCACAAGCATTATATAAAAAAAATGGTTTTGTAAACCTTGACAAACCTATGGGAAATACCGGACATTATTCTTGCCCTGTTTGGATGCTAAAAAAATTATAA
- a CDS encoding LEA type 2 family protein produces MKNLLYFILLFTLITSCSVKEKPIFIKVDNVKVTSFKGDTIRLKAQAFFENPNDVGGKISTDEIKVIVNGAEVAQVSSDEFEVPARKEFSIPLLVVIPAKKVFDNNKNGILGGLLNSFLNKSIKVQFTGDLKYTVFGYSSIYPIDQIQEIKF; encoded by the coding sequence ATGAAAAACCTTTTATATTTTATACTTTTATTTACATTAATAACAAGTTGTTCTGTAAAAGAAAAACCTATTTTTATAAAGGTAGATAACGTAAAAGTAACTTCTTTTAAAGGAGATACAATTCGTTTAAAAGCACAAGCTTTTTTTGAAAACCCAAATGATGTTGGTGGTAAAATTTCTACAGATGAAATTAAGGTAATTGTTAACGGAGCGGAAGTTGCACAGGTTTCTTCAGATGAATTTGAAGTGCCCGCAAGAAAGGAGTTTTCTATTCCGTTACTTGTAGTAATTCCAGCTAAAAAAGTATTTGACAATAACAAAAATGGAATTTTAGGAGGTTTGCTAAATTCATTTTTAAATAAATCTATCAAAGTGCAATTTACGGGCGATTTAAAATACACCGTTTTCGGCTATTCTAGTATCTACCCGATAGATCAAATTCAGGAAATTAAATTTTAA
- the ribD gene encoding bifunctional diaminohydroxyphosphoribosylaminopyrimidine deaminase/5-amino-6-(5-phosphoribosylamino)uracil reductase RibD → MSHKKYIKRCLQIAKNGIGASRPNPSVGAVVVHQNKIIGEGFTSPYGGNHAEVNAINAVKDKGLLKEATIYVTLEPCSHFGKTPPCADLIVKHQLKNVVIGCIDSNSLVAGKGIDRLKKAGINVTVGVLEAECKEHHKRFFTVQNKKRPYIILKWAQTKDGFVAPLTKDTQKPVWISNPYSQQLVHKWRAEEHAILVGTNTVIADNPKLNVRSWSGQNPVRIVLDRTLRASENLSVFDGSVKTIVITEKEISSQKGNEELFIETIDFSNNLANQVCDVLQKHQIQSVIIEGGSQTLQIFIDENLWDEALVFVGETTFKTGVKAPIFNKVFTKEINIKTDVLKTYIND, encoded by the coding sequence ATCAGTCATAAAAAATACATAAAACGCTGTTTGCAAATTGCCAAAAACGGAATTGGGGCTTCTCGTCCTAATCCTTCTGTTGGTGCAGTTGTGGTGCATCAAAATAAAATTATAGGCGAAGGTTTTACATCGCCTTATGGCGGTAATCATGCCGAAGTAAATGCTATTAATGCTGTAAAAGATAAAGGCCTTTTAAAAGAAGCTACTATCTATGTAACTTTAGAGCCTTGTTCTCATTTTGGAAAAACACCGCCTTGTGCAGATTTAATTGTAAAACATCAACTTAAAAATGTTGTTATTGGCTGTATAGATTCTAATAGTTTGGTGGCAGGTAAAGGAATTGATCGTCTTAAAAAGGCAGGAATTAATGTTACTGTTGGCGTTTTAGAAGCTGAATGTAAAGAGCATCACAAACGATTTTTTACGGTTCAGAATAAAAAAAGACCTTATATTATTTTAAAATGGGCGCAAACTAAAGATGGTTTTGTTGCTCCTTTAACAAAAGATACCCAGAAACCCGTTTGGATTTCTAACCCATATTCTCAGCAATTAGTCCATAAATGGAGAGCAGAGGAACACGCAATTTTAGTAGGAACAAATACGGTAATTGCAGACAATCCTAAATTAAATGTGAGAAGTTGGTCTGGTCAAAATCCTGTGAGAATTGTTTTAGATCGTACTTTAAGAGCCTCAGAAAATCTTAGTGTTTTTGATGGAAGTGTTAAAACAATTGTAATCACAGAAAAAGAAATTTCTTCGCAAAAAGGTAATGAAGAACTATTTATAGAAACTATAGATTTCTCGAATAATCTAGCAAATCAAGTTTGCGATGTTTTACAAAAACATCAAATTCAGTCAGTGATTATTGAAGGAGGTTCACAAACCCTACAAATTTTTATTGATGAAAACCTTTGGGATGAAGCGCTAGTTTTTGTGGGTGAAACAACATTTAAAACAGGAGTGAAGGCGCCTATTTTTAATAAAGTATTTACGAAAGAAATAAACATCAAAACAGATGTTTTAAAAACATACATAAATGATTAA
- a CDS encoding HAD family hydrolase, translating into MIKNLVFDFGDIFINLDKPATYREMAALGVTKITEEMIAVYHQYEKGLMTTDAFINFFHDKFGLEKTDLVRSWNAVLLDFPKKRLEFVKELAASKKYRLFLLSNTNDLHISWIQDSLGDEFYNEFKNCFEQFYLSHEINFRKPDAEIYQFVLNENELIAEETLFVDDLKENTDSANSLGIHVWNLIPGEEEITELFTKKKNLL; encoded by the coding sequence ATGATTAAGAACCTCGTTTTCGATTTTGGTGATATTTTTATCAACCTAGATAAACCAGCAACTTATAGAGAAATGGCTGCTTTAGGTGTTACAAAAATTACAGAAGAAATGATAGCAGTTTATCATCAATATGAAAAAGGATTGATGACAACGGATGCCTTTATTAATTTCTTTCATGATAAATTTGGGTTAGAAAAAACGGATCTAGTAAGATCTTGGAATGCCGTTTTATTAGATTTTCCTAAAAAACGATTAGAGTTTGTAAAAGAATTGGCGGCTAGTAAAAAGTACCGTTTGTTTTTATTAAGCAACACCAACGATTTACACATAAGTTGGATTCAAGATTCTTTGGGAGATGAATTTTATAATGAGTTTAAAAATTGTTTTGAGCAGTTTTATTTATCGCACGAAATTAATTTTAGAAAACCAGATGCAGAAATTTATCAATTTGTATTAAATGAAAATGAGTTAATAGCAGAAGAAACGTTGTTTGTAGATGATTTAAAAGAAAATACAGATTCAGCAAATTCTTTGGGTATTCATGTTTGGAATTTAATTCCTGGAGAAGAAGAGATAACAGAGTTATTTACAAAAAAGAAGAATTTATTGTGA
- a CDS encoding EamA family transporter, which yields MFVIFKYFDIYKIDTLKAIVVNYLVAFGLGFGLSEITFSFNEIPQKPWFFGAIILGALFVAVFFVMANTAQQNGVSVASVAGKMSVVIPVVFGIILYDESVTYFKVIGVLIALISVYLASVKEEKSTLNKAGLLFPILLFFGSGIIDTTLKYVEVNFVKNNEASLFSGSLFGFAAFFGLLILLIKTIQKREPFGLKNIIAGIVLGVPNYFTIVFIIKAMQKSGFESSTLFTINNVSVVVVSTIVGLLLFKEKFSLKNKIGVALAILGIVLVTIA from the coding sequence TTGTTTGTTATATTTAAATATTTCGATATTTATAAAATTGACACTTTAAAAGCAATTGTTGTAAATTATTTAGTGGCCTTTGGTTTAGGCTTCGGTTTGTCTGAAATTACATTTTCTTTTAATGAAATACCTCAAAAACCTTGGTTTTTTGGCGCTATAATCTTAGGAGCTTTATTTGTTGCTGTATTTTTTGTAATGGCAAATACAGCACAACAAAATGGCGTTTCTGTAGCTTCTGTTGCAGGAAAAATGTCTGTAGTTATTCCCGTGGTTTTTGGTATTATTTTATACGATGAATCGGTTACTTATTTTAAGGTTATTGGAGTTTTAATTGCTTTAATATCTGTTTATTTAGCTTCTGTAAAAGAAGAAAAAAGTACTTTAAATAAAGCTGGATTACTGTTTCCAATATTACTTTTTTTTGGTTCAGGTATAATTGATACCACACTTAAATATGTTGAAGTCAATTTTGTTAAAAATAATGAAGCTTCTCTTTTTTCTGGAAGTTTATTTGGTTTTGCAGCCTTCTTTGGATTACTTATTTTATTGATAAAAACGATTCAGAAGAGAGAACCATTTGGACTTAAAAATATAATTGCAGGTATTGTTTTAGGTGTACCAAACTACTTTACAATTGTATTTATAATTAAAGCGATGCAAAAATCAGGTTTTGAGAGTTCTACCTTGTTTACTATAAATAATGTGTCTGTAGTTGTTGTATCAACCATTGTTGGATTACTTTTATTCAAAGAAAAATTTAGTTTAAAAAATAAAATAGGAGTTGCATTGGCAATTTTAGGAATTGTCTTAGTAACCATTGCTTAG